Proteins encoded by one window of Polaribacter haliotis:
- a CDS encoding LytR/AlgR family response regulator transcription factor: MSNHIKIYILEDEIITQELLKETLESFQYKVCGTATDAVTALKEIELLKPDIAILDIRVEGDKTGIWLGNQIEIPFIYLTAFNDINTIKKAIVTQPVSYLVKPFNDKDLFIAVELAISKIENTKHIVVKDRGQSVKVFVEDILYAKKEDKYISIHLKDSKRLIRSSINEFLETVDCDSFLQVHRSYVVNKKHIAGFDSKEIHINNQLIPISRSLLKEVLEEIS; this comes from the coding sequence ATGAGTAACCATATAAAAATTTACATCTTAGAAGACGAAATAATTACCCAAGAATTATTAAAAGAAACTTTAGAAAGCTTTCAATATAAAGTTTGTGGTACAGCAACAGATGCAGTAACAGCATTAAAAGAAATTGAATTGCTAAAACCAGATATTGCTATTTTAGATATTCGAGTAGAAGGAGATAAAACAGGTATTTGGTTAGGCAACCAAATAGAAATTCCTTTTATTTATTTAACAGCTTTTAACGATATAAACACAATTAAAAAAGCAATTGTTACACAGCCAGTTAGTTATTTAGTAAAACCTTTTAACGATAAAGATTTATTTATTGCAGTAGAATTGGCAATTAGTAAAATAGAAAATACAAAACATATTGTTGTAAAAGATCGTGGGCAAAGTGTTAAAGTTTTTGTAGAAGATATTTTATACGCTAAGAAAGAAGATAAATACATAAGTATTCACTTAAAAGATTCTAAACGTTTAATTCGTTCTAGTATTAATGAATTTTTAGAAACAGTAGATTGCGACTCATTTCTACAAGTGCATCGTTCTTACGTTGTAAACAAAAAACATATTGCTGGTTTCGATTCGAAAGAAATTCATATAAATAATCAGTTAATTCCTATTTCTAGAAGTTTGCTGAAAGAAGTTTTAGAAGAAATTTCTTAA
- the dnaE gene encoding DNA polymerase III subunit alpha: MYLIFDTETTGLPKSWNAPITDTDNWPRCVQIAWQLHDEMGNVLEHNDFLVKPEGYNIPYDAERIHGISTELAEEKGIDLDEGLQLFNEALGKTKFIVGQNLQFDINIMGCEFHRLGVENNLTSLPVLDTCTEKTALMCQIPGGRGGKFKLPTLTELHNHLFGVGFGEAHNATADVEATTRCFLELIRLREFTKEQLDIDEDYFKNFSEENPKPIQVIGLKHINLKKESEQIRQRLEKLKDTADTKSTSAGLAELKDVKFAHLHNHTQFSVLQSTMQIGNIVKAAAKDNMPAIAMTDTANMMASFHFVSAILNHNKNTDNPIKPIVGCEFNVCGDHKNKSVKDNGYQVVLLAKNKKGYHNLAKMSSIAFVDGFYYVPRIDREIIKKYKEDIIVLTGNLYGEVPSKILNLGEKQAEEALLWWKEEFKDDLYIELMRHNQQDETIVNETLLKFSKAHDVKIVATNNTFYLEKKDANAHDILLCVKDGEKQATPKGKGRGYRYGLPNEEYYFKSSDEMKTLFADLPEAIINIQEIVDKIEIFTLARDVLLPAFDIPEEFLFEEDKLDGGKRGENKFLAHLTYVGAKKRYGEITESIKERLDFELSVIEKTGYPGYFLIVEDFIREARNMDVAVGPGRGSAAGSVVAFCLWITNIDPIKYDLLFERFLNPERVSMPDIDIDFDDEGRSRVMDYVIDKYGANQVAQIITYGTMAAKSSIRDTARVLDLPLFEADRIAKLIPGIKLKNIFGEDAKSKGKVAALRAEEKQLVEELKHMSFGNDLVSETINKATILEGSVRNTGIHACGVIITPGDITDYVPVALAKDSDMYVTQFDNSVVEDAGLLKMDFLGLKTLTLIKDTVKIVKAKHGVILDPETFPLDDEPTYELFQRGETVGIFQYESPGMQKHMRSLKPTVFADLIAMNALYRPGPMEYIPSFINRKHGTEDIEYDLPAMEEYLAETYGITVYQEQVMLLSQKLADFTKGEADVLRKAMGKKQIAVLDKMKPKFVEQAAANGHDAEKLEKIWKDWEAFASYAFNKSHSTCYAWIAYQTAYLKAHYPAEYMASVLSNNMKDIKAVSFFMEECKRMGLEVLGPDLNESFLKFSVNKEGAVRFGMAAVKGVGAAAVRAIIKEREENGNYTSIFDLAKRVDLRAANKKSFDSLIKAGAFDSFTDTHRAQYFATDEKGVTFLERSMKFGNKFQENENSAQVSMFGEASTVQFPEPDIPECETWGTMELLSQEKEVIGIYISAHPLDDFKNELKFCNASLKYFKADLAKFVNMNLAFAAIITDVQHRVSKAGKGWAMFTMEDYGDSHEFRIFGEDYLRMKHFLVPNSFLFVRTTIQPGWTNKETGVAGEPRLKFTEMKLLHDIMDELCKKVTIQIPLQEINAKTILNLESILKNSPGKQGLNFTVWDEKEKLEVSLPSRNTKIHITNELLATLESQQIQFKLN, encoded by the coding sequence ATGTACTTAATTTTCGATACAGAAACCACAGGTTTACCTAAAAGTTGGAATGCTCCAATAACGGATACAGACAACTGGCCAAGGTGTGTGCAAATTGCTTGGCAATTGCATGACGAAATGGGAAATGTATTAGAACACAACGATTTTCTTGTAAAACCAGAAGGTTATAATATTCCTTATGATGCTGAAAGAATTCACGGAATTTCTACAGAATTAGCAGAAGAAAAAGGAATCGATTTAGACGAAGGTTTGCAATTATTTAATGAAGCTTTAGGGAAAACAAAATTTATTGTTGGGCAAAATTTACAATTCGATATTAATATTATGGGTTGTGAGTTCCATAGATTAGGAGTCGAAAACAACTTAACTTCCCTCCCAGTTTTAGATACTTGTACCGAAAAAACGGCATTAATGTGTCAGATTCCTGGAGGTCGTGGAGGAAAATTTAAATTACCAACTTTAACAGAATTACACAATCATTTATTTGGTGTTGGTTTTGGTGAAGCACACAATGCAACTGCTGATGTTGAAGCAACAACACGTTGTTTTTTAGAGTTAATTCGTTTACGAGAATTTACCAAAGAACAATTAGATATAGATGAAGATTACTTCAAAAATTTCTCGGAAGAAAACCCAAAACCTATTCAGGTAATTGGTTTAAAACATATTAATCTTAAAAAAGAAAGCGAACAAATTCGCCAACGTCTTGAGAAGTTAAAAGACACTGCAGATACAAAATCGACTTCTGCTGGTTTGGCGGAATTAAAAGATGTAAAATTTGCACATTTACACAATCACACGCAATTTTCTGTGTTACAATCTACCATGCAAATTGGTAATATTGTAAAAGCTGCTGCCAAAGATAACATGCCAGCCATTGCAATGACAGATACTGCAAATATGATGGCGTCTTTTCATTTTGTAAGTGCGATTTTAAATCATAATAAAAACACAGACAACCCAATAAAACCGATTGTTGGTTGTGAATTTAATGTATGTGGAGATCATAAAAATAAGTCCGTAAAAGACAATGGTTATCAGGTTGTCTTGTTGGCGAAAAACAAAAAAGGGTATCACAATTTAGCGAAAATGTCTTCCATCGCTTTTGTGGATGGTTTTTACTACGTTCCTAGGATTGATAGAGAAATCATCAAAAAATATAAAGAAGATATTATTGTTTTAACGGGAAATTTATATGGTGAAGTGCCAAGTAAAATTCTAAATCTTGGAGAAAAACAAGCAGAAGAAGCTTTACTTTGGTGGAAAGAGGAATTTAAAGACGATTTATACATTGAGTTGATGCGCCACAATCAACAAGATGAAACCATTGTAAATGAAACTTTATTAAAATTTTCTAAAGCGCACGATGTTAAAATTGTTGCAACTAATAACACTTTTTATTTAGAGAAAAAAGATGCAAATGCACACGATATTTTACTGTGTGTAAAAGATGGCGAAAAGCAAGCGACTCCAAAAGGAAAAGGTCGTGGTTATAGATATGGTTTGCCCAATGAGGAATATTATTTTAAATCTTCGGATGAAATGAAAACCTTATTTGCAGATTTACCAGAAGCGATTATCAACATTCAAGAAATTGTAGATAAAATTGAAATTTTCACATTAGCAAGAGACGTTTTATTACCTGCTTTTGACATTCCTGAAGAATTTTTATTTGAAGAAGACAAACTTGATGGTGGAAAACGTGGAGAGAATAAATTTTTAGCTCATTTAACGTATGTAGGTGCAAAAAAACGATATGGAGAAATTACAGAATCCATTAAAGAACGCCTAGATTTTGAACTTTCCGTAATTGAAAAAACCGGGTATCCTGGATACTTCTTAATTGTGGAAGATTTTATTCGAGAAGCAAGAAATATGGATGTTGCTGTTGGTCCAGGACGTGGTTCTGCAGCAGGTTCTGTAGTAGCTTTTTGTTTGTGGATTACAAATATTGATCCGATTAAATACGATTTGCTTTTTGAGCGTTTCTTAAATCCTGAACGTGTTTCGATGCCAGATATCGATATTGATTTCGATGATGAAGGTCGAAGCAGAGTTATGGATTATGTAATTGATAAATATGGTGCAAATCAAGTGGCGCAGATTATTACCTATGGAACCATGGCAGCTAAATCTTCTATTAGAGATACTGCCAGAGTTTTAGATTTACCACTTTTTGAAGCCGATAGAATTGCAAAATTAATTCCTGGAATTAAACTTAAAAATATTTTTGGTGAAGATGCCAAAAGTAAAGGAAAAGTCGCTGCTTTACGTGCAGAAGAAAAGCAGTTAGTAGAGGAATTAAAACATATGTCTTTTGGAAACGATTTAGTTTCTGAAACCATTAATAAAGCAACCATTTTAGAAGGTTCTGTTAGAAATACAGGAATTCATGCTTGTGGTGTAATTATTACGCCTGGAGATATTACAGATTATGTTCCTGTGGCTTTGGCAAAGGATTCAGACATGTATGTTACCCAATTTGACAACTCTGTTGTGGAAGATGCAGGTTTGTTAAAAATGGACTTTTTAGGTTTAAAAACGCTGACTTTAATTAAAGACACCGTTAAAATTGTAAAAGCAAAACATGGTGTAATATTAGATCCAGAAACGTTTCCTTTAGATGATGAACCCACTTATGAGTTGTTCCAAAGAGGAGAAACTGTAGGTATTTTTCAATATGAATCTCCAGGAATGCAAAAACACATGCGTTCATTAAAACCAACAGTTTTTGCAGATTTAATTGCAATGAATGCCTTGTACAGACCTGGACCAATGGAATATATTCCGTCTTTTATTAATAGAAAACACGGAACAGAAGATATTGAGTACGATTTACCTGCCATGGAAGAATATTTGGCAGAAACTTACGGAATTACAGTTTACCAAGAGCAAGTAATGTTACTCTCGCAAAAATTGGCAGATTTCACCAAAGGTGAAGCCGATGTTTTACGTAAAGCGATGGGTAAAAAGCAAATTGCGGTTTTAGATAAAATGAAACCAAAATTTGTGGAACAAGCTGCTGCAAATGGACATGATGCAGAAAAATTAGAAAAAATTTGGAAAGATTGGGAAGCATTCGCAAGTTACGCATTTAACAAATCGCACTCTACCTGTTATGCTTGGATTGCTTACCAAACTGCGTATTTAAAAGCACATTATCCTGCAGAATATATGGCTTCTGTACTTTCGAATAACATGAAAGATATTAAAGCCGTTTCATTTTTTATGGAAGAATGTAAACGAATGGGATTGGAAGTTTTAGGTCCAGATTTAAATGAATCTTTTCTAAAATTCTCTGTAAATAAAGAAGGTGCTGTACGTTTTGGAATGGCAGCTGTAAAAGGTGTGGGTGCTGCTGCAGTAAGAGCAATTATTAAAGAACGAGAAGAAAACGGAAACTACACTTCCATTTTCGATTTGGCAAAACGTGTAGATTTAAGAGCTGCAAACAAAAAATCGTTTGATAGTTTAATAAAAGCTGGTGCTTTTGATTCTTTTACAGATACACACAGAGCACAATATTTTGCGACTGACGAAAAAGGAGTTACGTTTTTAGAGCGTTCTATGAAATTCGGAAATAAGTTTCAAGAAAACGAAAATTCTGCACAAGTTTCTATGTTTGGTGAAGCTTCTACTGTGCAATTTCCAGAACCAGATATTCCTGAATGTGAAACTTGGGGAACTATGGAACTTTTATCACAAGAAAAAGAAGTAATTGGAATTTATATTTCTGCACATCCGTTAGATGATTTTAAAAATGAATTAAAATTTTGCAACGCTTCATTAAAATATTTCAAGGCAGATTTAGCAAAATTTGTAAATATGAATTTGGCTTTTGCTGCGATTATTACAGATGTACAACACAGAGTTTCTAAAGCTGGTAAAGGATGGGCAATGTTTACGATGGAAGATTATGGAGACAGCCATGAGTTTAGAATTTTCGGCGAAGATTATTTAAGAATGAAGCACTTTTTAGTGCCAAATTCGTTCTTGTTTGTGCGTACTACAATTCAACCAGGTTGGACGAATAAAGAAACTGGAGTTGCAGGAGAACCAAGATTGAAGTTTACAGAAATGAAATTGTTGCACGATATTATGGACGAGCTTTGTAAAAAAGTAACCATACAGATTCCGTTACAAGAAATCAATGCAAAAACAATTCTAAATTTAGAATCCATTTTAAAAAATTCGCCAGGAAAACAAGGTTTAAATTTTACAGTTTGGGACGAAAAAGAAAAATTAGAAGTGAGTTTGCCAAGTAGGAATACAAAAATTCATATAACAAATGAATTGTTGGCGACTTTGGAGAGTCAGCAAATTCAATTTAAGTTGAATTAA
- a CDS encoding ferritin-like domain-containing protein, with translation MKYTEKISNKLNELLEKNYDAEKGYLNSAENVESAKLKIFFKNRASERSMFAKDLRTEILSYGQIPEDDGSFKGTMHRNWMTLKSLFSSNDEEAILEETLRGEKASFEEYEEILKEESFAPSTRKMLDEQKLKIQAAINSLKLEEHLAS, from the coding sequence ATGAAGTACACAGAAAAAATTTCGAACAAATTAAACGAATTATTAGAAAAGAACTACGATGCAGAAAAAGGATACTTAAATTCTGCTGAAAATGTAGAAAGTGCAAAACTTAAAATTTTCTTTAAAAACAGAGCTTCTGAAAGAAGTATGTTTGCGAAAGATTTAAGAACAGAAATCTTGTCTTATGGGCAAATTCCAGAAGACGATGGTTCTTTTAAAGGAACAATGCACAGAAATTGGATGACTTTAAAATCTTTATTTAGTTCTAACGACGAAGAAGCGATTTTAGAGGAAACTTTAAGAGGAGAAAAAGCAAGTTTCGAAGAGTATGAAGAAATCTTAAAAGAAGAATCTTTTGCACCTTCAACAAGAAAAATGTTAGATGAGCAAAAATTAAAAATTCAAGCTGCTATTAACTCATTAAAGTTAGAAGAGCATTTAGCATCATAA
- a CDS encoding phage tail protein, translating to MKSLKITFILLFISLASFAQSGMVFQGIARDNNSAAIVDKTMIFTFRITLTDGTDLYKETQQIRTDNFGVFSHVIGTGNAVTGTFGGVDFSQGNLKSIITVSNEGTDTQIYDQKFEYVPYAKRAESATSADNGVPVGTIITMLAGAIPEGYIECNGQSLADPKFAKLKLALGGMTNIPNLGGMYLKGSGAPNNGNYTHEIGLGAYQEPSTQSHTHVYGANHETNETGNHVHGVRFANTENNDSGGQGYAANNNHQSFRSSDRTGGASQWYYDNNHAQRMVETKGNHKHTVNVSGRTGHGGILGTGQRDGNIEKENRPYSFGVRYLIKY from the coding sequence ATGAAATCACTAAAAATTACATTCATCTTATTATTTATCAGTTTAGCAAGTTTTGCGCAATCGGGCATGGTTTTCCAAGGAATTGCCAGAGACAATAACAGTGCAGCCATTGTAGACAAAACAATGATTTTCACTTTTAGAATTACACTAACAGATGGTACAGATTTGTACAAAGAAACACAACAAATAAGAACCGATAATTTTGGTGTCTTTTCTCACGTAATTGGTACAGGTAATGCAGTTACTGGTACTTTTGGTGGTGTAGATTTTAGCCAAGGAAATTTAAAATCTATTATTACAGTAAGTAATGAAGGTACAGATACACAAATTTACGACCAAAAATTTGAGTACGTCCCTTATGCAAAACGTGCAGAAAGTGCAACAAGTGCAGACAATGGTGTGCCAGTAGGTACAATTATAACAATGTTGGCTGGAGCCATACCAGAAGGTTATATAGAATGTAATGGGCAAAGTCTTGCAGATCCTAAATTTGCAAAATTAAAACTTGCGCTTGGTGGTATGACTAACATACCTAATCTTGGTGGTATGTATTTAAAGGGTAGTGGTGCACCTAATAATGGAAATTACACACATGAAATAGGTTTAGGTGCGTATCAAGAGCCATCTACACAAAGTCATACACATGTTTATGGTGCTAATCACGAAACAAATGAAACTGGAAATCACGTGCATGGAGTAAGATTTGCAAATACCGAGAATAATGATTCGGGTGGACAAGGTTATGCAGCGAATAATAATCATCAATCTTTTAGGAGTTCTGACAGAACTGGTGGTGCTTCACAATGGTATTATGATAATAATCATGCTCAAAGAATGGTGGAAACAAAAGGTAATCACAAACACACTGTAAATGTTTCAGGAAGAACAGGTCATGGAGGTATTTTAGGTACTGGTCAAAGAGATGGTAATATAGAGAAAGAAAATCGTCCATATAGTTTTGGTGTACGCTATTTAATAAAATACTAA
- a CDS encoding 30S ribosomal protein S16, with protein sequence MSVKIRLQRHGKKGKPFYWIVAADARAKRDGKYLEKIGTYNPNVNPAIIDLDIDKAVEWLQNGAQPTDTAKNILSYKGAMLKNHLVGGIRKGALTQEQADAKFAAWVEEKAAKIADKEAGLSKAESEAKAKALAAEKAVNEARIEAAKPVVEEVAEPAAETEVAEEAAPETIDEAQEKAAE encoded by the coding sequence ATGTCTGTAAAAATCAGATTACAAAGACACGGAAAAAAGGGGAAACCATTCTATTGGATAGTTGCTGCTGATGCTCGTGCAAAAAGAGATGGTAAATACCTTGAAAAAATTGGTACTTACAATCCAAACGTTAACCCTGCAATTATCGATTTAGATATTGATAAAGCTGTAGAATGGTTACAAAACGGTGCTCAACCAACTGATACTGCAAAAAACATTTTATCTTACAAAGGTGCAATGTTAAAGAATCATTTAGTTGGTGGTATTAGAAAAGGTGCTTTAACTCAAGAACAAGCAGATGCAAAGTTTGCAGCTTGGGTAGAGGAAAAAGCAGCTAAAATTGCTGATAAAGAAGCAGGTTTATCTAAAGCTGAATCTGAAGCTAAAGCGAAAGCATTAGCAGCAGAAAAAGCTGTAAACGAAGCTAGAATTGAAGCTGCAAAACCAGTTGTTGAAGAGGTTGCTGAACCAGCAGCAGAAACTGAAGTTGCTGAAGAAGCGGCTCCAGAAACAATTGATGAAGCACAAGAAAAAGCAGCAGAATAA
- the rimM gene encoding ribosome maturation factor RimM (Essential for efficient processing of 16S rRNA), with translation MRKEDCFYLGRIVTKYSFKGEVVIKLDTDEPELYTEMESVYVEFGANLVPFFIEKSSLHKGNQLRVQFEDVYSEEEADAILKSSVYLPSTMLPELTGDKFYFHEVIGFTVVDANFGEVGQIVHINDKAAQPLFEIDREGSEIFIPMVDDFIKKVDRENKTIEVETPDGLIELYL, from the coding sequence ATGCGTAAAGAAGATTGTTTTTATTTAGGCAGAATTGTTACAAAATATAGTTTTAAAGGGGAAGTCGTTATCAAATTAGATACAGACGAACCTGAGTTGTACACAGAAATGGAATCAGTTTACGTCGAATTTGGCGCAAATTTGGTTCCATTTTTTATTGAAAAAAGTTCGCTTCATAAAGGGAATCAGTTACGTGTTCAGTTTGAAGATGTGTACTCTGAAGAAGAAGCAGATGCTATTTTAAAAAGTAGTGTTTATTTACCTTCTACAATGTTGCCAGAACTTACTGGAGATAAATTTTATTTCCATGAAGTTATCGGTTTTACTGTTGTAGATGCTAATTTTGGCGAAGTCGGGCAAATTGTTCATATTAACGACAAAGCTGCACAACCACTTTTTGAAATCGATAGAGAAGGAAGTGAAATTTTTATTCCTATGGTAGACGATTTTATTAAAAAAGTAGATAGAGAAAACAAAACAATAGAGGTCGAAACTCCAGATGGGTTGATTGAGCTTTATTTGTAA
- a CDS encoding histidine kinase dimerization/phosphoacceptor domain -containing protein, translating into MKKLLFIFLISHSLLWSQQETQETSSITQKTFSSREGYLISDPYSAMYDSNGWLWVLGEDLQSSKHVIGEKKVIIQRFDGINFFKVKMPDTGDKKIYAGDFFKNKTEGLYLRLRYINFPTAQLFYIDTETLKITNVEEFNSLPKELTLAEPYYVNGETRMIVTSQEKFYTAELNGLKFKILDSIPYNKRTNDHFLASTRVFENFSIVKLKFYKDYCLVDHQGKFIKKLTKEDFVDLKGNHFLPEDILNVFKDNNKYYLCLQNYSNTFKYDKKEQKFKEVPNSSKGHQLNKVLTLTADCKNGITTEVVSSHSKLSLYNFKNKRAHLIADINIKNFSKYSYNEVDKNLVVLNGNFLDAYYITESKIKTFLKGKSIRAINQLKNNKYIVATDAEGLFEIDVANNLEEEIHVLLDGKEISVNYSRDIIVQDNGTIITNDSGYLYTLDATYNVIKEKSFAILSEEIIKIGDTIFNRERDGLIHKYSYTNKTNETIKTNSGLLVKEFATDGKSLYATTNKGFLEYKKGKHQLYEFNNEETSNLLSVTYNKFYGVLVATKLGKIYTFNTKTKKLELFYTDDLTVSIVGMIADNNNNLWLNTYAGIVSIDAKTKEVIRYTQKDGIYELEGNRYSTYKDREGNVFIGSFKGLSYFNPKNLIKKNVDIQPRFTSISFFNVKEDQWKINNEPTFLKNTKEITLPSMYQRFSATVSLKGKMNPSDVRYRYRLIDEENQSEWFVNQFGNEILFANLAAGKYILEIEALNITNEKIGETISLNIISEEFFYKTWWFLGTILLLVLITVAYIVYQYITKQKLFAKNEIALNDAKVKSEMMLETHHRIKNNLQIISGLLGLQMLKSKDEKLKSNLQESQSRIESIAGIHNVLYNPDMLDVISIKEHIKNIINYYKRLFPTKIIYKLTIDDSILRMDKATPFALLLNELINNSNKHAFAKVENPEIQILFKKMGEEYLFEYTDNGNFKNETSSNESLGMKIIDMMGNQLKGNMIIKKTNGFNLILRF; encoded by the coding sequence TTGAAAAAGCTCCTTTTTATTTTTTTAATTTCCCATAGCTTACTTTGGTCACAGCAGGAAACTCAGGAGACTTCTTCCATAACACAGAAAACTTTTTCTTCAAGAGAAGGTTATTTAATTTCAGATCCTTATAGTGCTATGTACGATAGCAATGGTTGGCTTTGGGTATTAGGCGAAGATTTGCAATCGAGCAAACATGTTATTGGAGAAAAAAAGGTAATTATACAACGTTTTGACGGTATTAATTTCTTTAAAGTAAAAATGCCAGACACTGGTGATAAAAAAATATATGCAGGAGATTTTTTTAAAAATAAAACGGAAGGACTTTATTTAAGGTTGCGTTATATTAATTTTCCTACTGCACAATTGTTTTATATAGATACAGAAACCCTAAAAATTACTAATGTAGAAGAATTTAATTCTCTGCCCAAAGAACTTACATTGGCAGAACCGTATTATGTAAATGGAGAAACACGTATGATTGTTACTTCCCAAGAAAAGTTTTACACTGCAGAGTTAAATGGATTAAAATTTAAGATTTTAGACTCTATTCCTTACAACAAAAGAACAAATGATCATTTTTTAGCATCTACAAGAGTTTTTGAAAATTTTTCTATTGTAAAGTTGAAATTTTATAAAGACTATTGTTTGGTAGATCATCAAGGAAAATTTATAAAAAAACTTACGAAAGAAGATTTTGTAGATTTAAAAGGAAACCATTTTTTGCCAGAAGATATTCTTAATGTTTTTAAAGATAATAATAAGTATTATCTGTGTCTTCAAAATTATAGCAATACTTTTAAGTATGATAAGAAAGAGCAGAAATTTAAAGAAGTACCTAATTCAAGTAAAGGACATCAATTAAATAAAGTTTTGACTTTAACTGCAGATTGTAAAAATGGTATTACAACTGAGGTTGTTTCTAGCCACTCAAAGCTTTCTCTTTATAATTTTAAGAACAAGCGAGCCCATTTAATTGCAGATATAAATATTAAAAACTTTTCTAAATATAGTTACAATGAAGTTGATAAGAATTTAGTTGTTTTAAATGGAAATTTTTTAGATGCGTATTACATTACAGAAAGTAAGATAAAAACGTTTTTAAAAGGAAAAAGTATAAGAGCAATAAATCAATTAAAAAACAATAAATACATTGTAGCAACAGATGCAGAAGGTTTGTTTGAAATTGATGTTGCTAATAATTTAGAAGAAGAGATACATGTTTTATTAGATGGTAAAGAAATTTCTGTAAATTATTCTAGAGATATTATAGTACAAGATAATGGTACAATAATTACAAACGACTCAGGATACTTATACACTTTAGATGCTACCTACAATGTTATAAAAGAGAAAAGCTTTGCTATTTTAAGTGAAGAAATTATAAAAATTGGAGACACCATTTTTAATAGGGAAAGAGATGGGCTTATACATAAGTATTCGTACACGAATAAAACAAACGAAACCATTAAAACTAATAGCGGTTTATTAGTTAAAGAATTTGCTACAGATGGTAAAAGTTTATATGCAACAACGAACAAAGGGTTTTTAGAATATAAAAAAGGAAAACATCAACTTTACGAATTTAATAATGAGGAAACTAGTAATTTACTTTCTGTAACTTATAATAAATTTTATGGTGTTTTAGTTGCAACAAAGTTGGGTAAAATCTATACCTTTAATACCAAAACAAAAAAACTGGAGCTCTTTTATACAGACGATCTAACAGTTTCTATTGTTGGTATGATTGCAGATAACAACAATAACTTATGGCTAAACACATATGCAGGTATTGTATCTATAGATGCGAAAACAAAAGAAGTTATTAGATATACCCAAAAAGATGGTATTTATGAATTAGAAGGTAATAGATATAGCACATATAAAGACAGAGAGGGAAATGTTTTTATTGGGAGTTTTAAAGGTTTAAGTTACTTTAATCCTAAAAATCTAATAAAAAAGAACGTAGATATTCAGCCAAGGTTTACATCTATTTCTTTTTTTAATGTTAAAGAAGATCAGTGGAAAATAAATAATGAGCCCACTTTCCTAAAAAACACAAAAGAAATTACGTTACCCTCTATGTATCAACGATTTTCTGCTACTGTTTCTTTAAAAGGAAAAATGAACCCAAGTGACGTTAGATATAGATATCGTTTAATTGATGAAGAAAACCAGTCGGAATGGTTTGTAAATCAATTTGGAAACGAAATTCTGTTTGCAAATTTAGCTGCTGGAAAATATATTTTAGAAATTGAAGCTTTAAATATTACCAATGAAAAAATAGGGGAAACAATATCCTTAAATATTATTTCAGAAGAATTTTTTTATAAAACTTGGTGGTTTTTAGGAACGATTCTTTTATTGGTTTTAATAACTGTTGCTTACATAGTATATCAATATATAACAAAACAAAAACTATTTGCAAAAAACGAAATCGCTTTAAACGACGCCAAAGTAAAAAGTGAAATGATGTTAGAAACACATCATCGAATTAAAAATAACTTGCAAATTATTTCTGGCTTGTTAGGTTTACAAATGCTTAAAAGTAAAGATGAAAAATTAAAATCGAATTTACAAGAAAGCCAAAGTAGAATAGAGTCTATTGCTGGGATTCATAATGTTTTATACAACCCAGATATGTTGGATGTTATTTCTATAAAAGAACATATTAAAAATATTATAAATTATTACAAAAGATTATTTCCTACAAAAATTATTTATAAATTAACGATAGACGATTCTATTTTACGGATGGATAAAGCAACACCTTTTGCACTTTTATTAAACGAATTAATTAACAATTCTAATAAACACGCTTTTGCAAAAGTAGAAAACCCAGAAATACAAATTTTGTTTAAGAAAATGGGCGAAGAATACCTGTTTGAATATACAGATAATGGGAATTTTAAAAATGAAACCAGTAGTAACGAATCTTTAGGAATGAAAATTATTGACATGATGGGTAATCAATTAAAAGGAAACATGATTATAAAAAAAACGAATGGCTTTAACCTAATTTTACGATTTTAA